GGCGCTGGATACGCTTCTGAAGTGGGTTCGATGCAAATAACTGAACAGATCGATGCGCTTAAGATGCTAGGAATTGATCCGGTTAATTTCTTGGTCGTTCCACGGTTTTTAGCCTGCGTTCTTGGCGGGATGATGCTGACTGTGATTGCCAACATGACTTGTATCTTTGCAGCAATGGCAGTGAGTGAAAGTTACCTTGGGTATACACCTTCGATGTTCCTAACCTCTATGCATCGCTTTGTTCAATTCAAAGATATTATTTTTGCGACGATAAAAGGCGCTTGTTTCGGGGGAGTGATTCCTCTCGTTGCATGCCATTTCGGATTTCGATGTCAGCAAGGTGCGGAAGGTGTCGGCCGAGCGACAACAAACACCGTGGTCGTGGCTTCGATAGCAATTATTGTGATTGATTTTATTTTATCCTATACTTTTAGTCATCTTTACTAGGAGAACGTATGAAGGTTGAAACCAAGGTTGGTTTGCTAGCTCTTGTATCTGTGATACTTATCGTGGTCTTCGCTTACCTCATGGGTTTCATCTCTCCTTTTTCCAACACCAAAGAATTAAACGTTATGTACAACTTTGCTGGTGGTATCGAAGAAGGTTCCCCCGTGCGAGTGATGGGTATCAAGGTTGGAAAAGTTAAAAAGATTTCTTTTGATCCGTCTTTCAAAATGGATAGCGGCGAAGAAGTTAAACTTCGCTTAACCGTGACTATTGATAAAAAAGCCTGGACCAGTGTCCGTAAAGATTCCAAGTTTTTCATTAACTTAGCTGGTGTAATTGGGGAAAAGTTTCTGGAAATCTCGCCAGGCAGTGCAGATGCCGCAGAATTTAATAGTGGCGATTTCGTTCGCGGGGAAGATCCTCCAAGAATCGATCAATTGATTTCGCAAAGTTATGGTTTAGCCGGTAAAATCGTTGCATTGGTTGAAAAAAATGAAGGCTCCATAACAAATATGATTCAACAGCTTGATAAATTGACGACGAATTTTAATAAGACGCTTGTCTTATTAGATAAGGGAACTAAGAATCGTGATGTAGCTAGATTGCTGGATAATGCGGTCAAAATCAGCGATAACATGGTTTATTTGACAGATAATTTGAGATCTAAAAAAGCGGAAGAAACCTACGACCTTGTTCATAAACTTCTTTGGAGGTTGGAACCGCTGGATGGAAAAGCTCTTAAAAAGTTCTTCCAAGAAGAGGGTGTAAAAGCTCGCCTTCTATAGATCTCCTTTGGAGGTTTCTATGCAAAAACTTTTTATTCGATCTTTAATAGTTCTTTTGGTTAGCGGCGCGGTCCAAGCGCAGGCGTCGGTAAATCTCAGTGCTGATGCCAACACAGTGTCTGAAAAAGCTCATTCCATCGAATCAGAATACAGCCAAAACATGCGCGATGAGCGTCTTTCGACCTCTTATGCATCTAATTTAAAAATGCGTGACCATAGAAAAGTGGGCGCGGGATTCTTTTTCGGCGGTTCCGCTGGAATGGCCGGATTAAACTTGGAACTTAACTTTGAAGATGCTGATGGTGTTTTGGCAAGTTTTGGGCAGGGTCCAGGGTATGATGCTTTCCAATTATCATGGAAGCACACATTTGAAGGGGATTATTTATCTCCTTATACAACCTTAGGATATTCCCGCTGGTACAATTCTGACGGCGCACGTCTTGATAGTTCCGATATCTTGGACCGCGTTCTAACAACTAAAGAAAAGAAATCCGGTCAGTTTGGTACGAACTTCATCAATACGACGTTCGGTATTCAATATAACCAGCTTTCTGGCGACTTAGCCGGAATGTCTTTTTATGGTGAGTTAACCGGCATGTATGAAGTAAGCAGATCAATGCTTATCCCGAACGGTTCTGTGGGTGCTCTTTATTATTTCTAAACTTATCTAAAAGCCCAGTGGCATTTATCAATGCGGGTCGCCGATAAGGGCACATTCGACGCCGTTGTCCGGTCTTTCACTTCTCTCCGACGTACCTGACAGGTACGCCTGCGTTTCGCGAAAGATCCTCCGCCTTGCGCCTATACCATTCCCGCCAACCCTAGTTTCCCACCTGTGAAAGTCGCTCAGGGAGCGGGTTTTAGGAATAAAAAAACCCCAGAGTTGCCTCTGGGGTTTTCTTTAGAACTAAATTAGTTCCGTAAGAATTACTTCTTAGAAGCTTTTTTAGTAGCTTTCTTTGTAGTTTTCTTAGCGGCTTTTTTAGTAGTTTTCTTAGCTGCTTTCTTAGTAGCTTTTTTTGCTGCTTTCTTTGCCATGTGCTCCTCCTAGGATGCAAACGTTGTTGTTGTTTCTCTAACTTAAAAACTTTACTTCCTTAAGTCTTCACAATTTGACCAGCGCGGTCAACAAAAAATTTACCTTGCATATTTTTTGCGAGCGCTAGTTTCCGTGAAGGTGGTTCCATGCTTATCTTTTTCTCGATTTCGCTGCTCGGATACTCATTAATTGATCGATCTATCACTTCGATCGCGCGAGATTTTGCGTTCTCTCAACAATTGGTTCGATTTCTTTCGATCTTGAACCTTGTTGTGATCGCTTTAATCACCTTAAGTGGAGTATCCGCACCCTCACTCTGGCTTTTCATCGGCATTCTTTTGATAACTTTAAAGTTTTTTCCGGATATTTTGCGTTTTTTCTTATTAAGAAGATTGCGAACAGCACTTATTCCACTTCTTGATAGCGTGATACTAAGCTTGCAGACAGGAAAATCTTTCCGCATTTCT
This is a stretch of genomic DNA from Bdellovibrio reynosensis. It encodes these proteins:
- a CDS encoding MlaE family ABC transporter permease; this encodes MIGLIAETFAGIFLPPFRRKEFIEQLHFVGNKSLVIIVFCVSFAAVVTILESSFHMKLVIQNDSMVPGFAALLILRELGAVVTALLLCSRVGAGYASEVGSMQITEQIDALKMLGIDPVNFLVVPRFLACVLGGMMLTVIANMTCIFAAMAVSESYLGYTPSMFLTSMHRFVQFKDIIFATIKGACFGGVIPLVACHFGFRCQQGAEGVGRATTNTVVVASIAIIVIDFILSYTFSHLY
- a CDS encoding MlaD family protein → MKVETKVGLLALVSVILIVVFAYLMGFISPFSNTKELNVMYNFAGGIEEGSPVRVMGIKVGKVKKISFDPSFKMDSGEEVKLRLTVTIDKKAWTSVRKDSKFFINLAGVIGEKFLEISPGSADAAEFNSGDFVRGEDPPRIDQLISQSYGLAGKIVALVEKNEGSITNMIQQLDKLTTNFNKTLVLLDKGTKNRDVARLLDNAVKISDNMVYLTDNLRSKKAEETYDLVHKLLWRLEPLDGKALKKFFQEEGVKARLL